One window from the genome of uncultured Tateyamaria sp. encodes:
- the pgl gene encoding 6-phosphogluconolactonase, producing MNIVEYPDRDLLAMGLADTLASELKNCLLVHPWASFVVPGGTTPGPIFDNLCAADLDWSRVHVMLSDERWVPEDHDRSNAALLKDRLFQGRAAAAQFVPFYMDGKTPADAAPDLSARLSEQMPISLLLLGMGADMHTASLFPGAVGLADMLADTAPLVVPVSVEGQEPRISFSGPALAGAMAKHLVIFGAEKRAALDRAERLDPAEAPINAVMNGLTVHWAE from the coding sequence ATGAACATCGTCGAATATCCCGACCGCGATCTGTTGGCCATGGGGTTGGCGGACACGCTTGCCAGCGAATTGAAGAATTGCCTGCTGGTTCACCCCTGGGCCTCTTTCGTGGTGCCTGGTGGCACAACGCCGGGTCCGATCTTTGACAACCTGTGTGCCGCCGACCTTGATTGGTCCCGCGTGCATGTGATGCTGAGCGACGAGCGGTGGGTTCCGGAAGACCATGACCGGTCAAACGCCGCACTGTTGAAGGACAGGCTGTTCCAAGGCCGCGCCGCCGCGGCGCAATTCGTACCCTTCTACATGGATGGCAAAACCCCGGCAGATGCCGCCCCGGATCTGTCCGCACGCCTCTCAGAGCAGATGCCGATATCGTTGCTGCTGCTTGGCATGGGCGCGGATATGCACACGGCATCGCTGTTTCCCGGTGCCGTCGGTCTTGCTGACATGCTGGCCGACACGGCGCCGCTGGTGGTGCCCGTTTCGGTCGAGGGGCAAGAGCCGCGCATCTCGTTCTCGGGACCCGCGCTGGCCGGGGCAATGGCCAAGCATCTGGTGATTTTCGGCGCGGAGAAACGGGCCGCGTTGGACCGGGCCGAGCGCCTTGATCCGGCCGAGGCGCCGATAAATGCCGTCATGAACGGCCTGACCGTACATTGGGCGGAGTGA
- the zwf gene encoding glucose-6-phosphate dehydrogenase — protein MVSRVIPVDPFDLVIFGGTGDLARRKILPGLFRRYCAGQMPADARVIGAARGDMDSAAYRAFVADAVAEFGGGRTCEDGTLTGFLECMEFVTIDARGDTGWADLAKLVRPDVVRAYYFSVGPSLFGDLAQRLNQHGLTDEHSRIVVEKPFGRDLPSAQALNRDLAQHFDEKQIYRIDHYLGKETVQNLMAVRFGNMLFEPLWNSQYVDHIQITVAETVGVGGRGEYYDKSGAMRDMVQNHLMQLLCLIAMEPPSKFDPDAVRDEKLKVIRALDDVDPHHIVRGQYEADSNEPGYREAVGDPRSRTESYIAMKVGISNWRWAGTPFYLRTGKRLQARSSEIVVVFKELNHSIFGESSDHRNELSIRLQPNEGITLGVTIKEPGPGGMRLMNVPLDMSFADALGPDGADQTDAYERLIMDVIRGNQTLFMRGDEVEAAWAWTDPIINGWDARGDVPKTYDAGSEGPVDAVQLLARDTRVWRKVSP, from the coding sequence ATGGTATCGCGCGTCATTCCGGTTGATCCCTTTGACTTGGTCATCTTCGGCGGCACGGGGGACCTTGCGCGCCGCAAGATCCTGCCCGGATTGTTCCGCCGGTACTGTGCGGGTCAGATGCCTGCCGACGCGCGGGTGATCGGTGCCGCACGTGGCGACATGGACAGCGCAGCCTATCGCGCGTTCGTGGCGGATGCGGTTGCCGAATTCGGGGGCGGGCGCACCTGCGAGGACGGCACGCTGACAGGATTTCTGGAGTGTATGGAATTTGTCACCATTGATGCGCGTGGCGACACGGGCTGGGCCGACCTCGCCAAACTGGTACGCCCGGACGTGGTGCGCGCTTACTACTTCTCGGTGGGGCCCAGCCTGTTCGGGGATCTTGCGCAGCGCCTCAACCAGCACGGCCTGACGGACGAACATAGCCGCATTGTTGTCGAAAAACCGTTTGGTCGGGATCTGCCGTCGGCACAGGCGCTGAACCGCGATCTGGCACAACACTTCGACGAAAAGCAGATCTACCGGATCGATCACTATCTGGGCAAGGAGACGGTGCAGAACCTGATGGCCGTCCGCTTCGGCAATATGTTGTTCGAGCCGTTGTGGAACAGTCAGTATGTGGACCACATCCAGATCACCGTGGCCGAAACCGTCGGTGTCGGTGGACGGGGCGAGTATTATGACAAGTCCGGCGCCATGCGCGACATGGTGCAGAACCACCTGATGCAGTTGTTGTGCCTGATCGCGATGGAACCGCCATCGAAATTTGACCCCGACGCTGTGCGCGACGAAAAGCTGAAGGTCATTCGCGCGCTGGACGACGTCGATCCGCATCATATCGTGCGCGGCCAATACGAGGCAGACAGCAACGAACCCGGGTACCGCGAAGCCGTTGGCGATCCGCGCAGCCGCACCGAAAGTTATATCGCCATGAAGGTGGGCATTTCGAACTGGCGATGGGCGGGCACACCGTTCTACCTGCGCACGGGCAAACGCCTGCAAGCCAGGTCAAGCGAGATCGTCGTGGTGTTCAAGGAACTCAACCATTCGATCTTTGGTGAATCTAGCGATCACCGCAACGAGCTGTCGATCCGTTTGCAGCCCAACGAGGGGATCACGCTGGGCGTCACCATCAAAGAACCGGGGCCGGGCGGCATGCGTCTGATGAACGTGCCCCTGGACATGTCGTTTGCTGATGCGCTTGGGCCGGACGGGGCGGACCAGACCGACGCCTATGAACGGCTGATCATGGATGTGATCCGGGGCAATCAGACCCTGTTCATGCGCGGGGACGAGGTCGAGGCCGCCTGGGCCTGGACCGATCCCATCATCAATGGCTGGGATGCGCGCGGCGATGTCCCCAAGACCTATGATGCCGGCAGTGAGGGGCCGGTCGATGCTGTCCAGCTTCTGGCCCGCGATACCCGTGTCTGGAGAAAAGTGAGCCCATGA
- a CDS encoding radical SAM protein produces MKDLANLGKFQDPDVTAKGEARAKVSLTNPDTLWFNTGTLCNIACANCYIESSPTNDALEYMTADEVSNYLDQLDARAWNVREIGFTGGEPFMNPAFLDMVERSLLRGYEVLILTNAMAPMMRPRVKAGIVPLVERYGDKLTFRISLDHHAAAVHDTERGVGTYAKTLRGIDWLSSIGARLAVAGRIEMAESEAEARDGYAALYAKHGWDIDARDPGMTVLFPEMDAQAEVPEITTACWGILNKHPEAVMCSSSRMVVKRKGAETPAVLACTLLPYDPQFEMGATLEEAEADVSLNHPHCAKFCVLGGASCSA; encoded by the coding sequence ATGAAAGACCTCGCAAACCTGGGCAAGTTTCAAGACCCCGATGTGACAGCCAAGGGCGAAGCGCGAGCCAAGGTGTCGCTGACAAATCCCGATACGCTGTGGTTCAACACGGGCACGCTGTGCAACATCGCCTGCGCGAACTGCTATATCGAAAGCTCGCCCACCAATGACGCGCTGGAATACATGACCGCGGATGAGGTGTCGAATTATCTTGATCAGTTGGATGCGCGCGCCTGGAACGTCCGCGAGATCGGCTTTACCGGCGGTGAGCCGTTCATGAACCCCGCCTTCCTCGACATGGTCGAACGGTCGCTTCTGCGCGGGTACGAGGTGTTGATCCTGACCAATGCCATGGCCCCGATGATGCGCCCCAGGGTCAAGGCCGGGATCGTGCCCTTGGTTGAACGCTACGGTGACAAGCTGACCTTCCGCATCTCTCTCGATCACCATGCCGCGGCTGTACATGATACCGAACGCGGCGTTGGCACCTATGCGAAGACGCTGCGTGGCATCGACTGGCTGTCGTCCATCGGCGCACGGCTGGCAGTGGCCGGCCGGATCGAGATGGCCGAGAGCGAGGCCGAGGCCCGCGACGGCTATGCCGCGCTGTATGCAAAGCATGGCTGGGACATTGACGCCCGAGATCCGGGCATGACGGTCCTGTTCCCTGAAATGGACGCGCAAGCCGAAGTGCCCGAAATCACCACCGCCTGCTGGGGCATCCTGAACAAACATCCCGAGGCGGTGATGTGTTCGTCGTCCCGCATGGTGGTCAAACGCAAAGGGGCTGAAACGCCCGCTGTTCTGGCCTGCACCCTGCTGCCCTATGACCCTCAGTTCGAAATGGGCGCAACGCTGGAAGAGGCCGAGGCGGACGTGTCCCTGAACCACCCCCACTGCGCCAAATTCTGCGTTCTGGGCGGGGCGTCCTGCAGCGCGTAG
- a CDS encoding usg protein, with amino-acid sequence MAITETELMLKGYGLTTAELFYHMPDYTHVLNTFVWQEYDIAPDHPRLLKFIDFWKAEIEGPLHSVRFTHRKMVAAGTWRHVTGEFTLH; translated from the coding sequence ATGGCAATAACCGAAACCGAACTGATGTTGAAAGGCTATGGGCTGACCACGGCGGAACTGTTCTATCACATGCCCGACTACACCCACGTGTTAAACACGTTTGTCTGGCAGGAGTACGACATCGCACCTGATCATCCCCGCTTGCTGAAATTTATCGATTTCTGGAAGGCCGAGATTGAAGGGCCACTGCATTCGGTGCGATTCACCCATCGAAAGATGGTGGCTGCCGGGACATGGCGACATGTGACCGGCGAATTCACGCTGCACTGA
- the gyrA gene encoding DNA gyrase subunit A gives MTPDRPAYDGPSVSIEDEMRTSYLDYAMSVIVSRAIPDLRDGLKPVHRRILYAMHETGNTHDKSYRKSARPVGDVMGKYHPHGDSAIYDALVRMAQDFSMSLPLLDGQGNFGSMDGDNPAAMRYTEVRMDKPAAYVLADIDKDTVDFQDNYDGKDREPTVLPARFPNMLVNGAGGIAVGMATNIPPHNLGEVVDACLALIEDPDLSSEALIEFVPGPDFPTGGIMLGRSGARKAYLEGRGSVIVRSKTRVEEIRKDRYAIVIDEIPYQVNKATMIERIAEAAREKRIEGISHVQDESDRNGVRVVVELKRDATAEVVLNQLFRFTPMQTSFGCNMLALNGGRPEQLTLRRFLTSFLDFREEVVIRRTAFDLRKARDRSHILCGLAVAVSNVDEVVATIRSSADGAEAREKLMTRRWPAASIESYLRLIDDPLSKMHDDGTYNLTEVQARAILDLRLQRLTQIGVKEVTDELEELAAKIKEYLEILGSRERIMGIIADELTEVKDQFAVPRRTEIVDWSGDMEDEDLIEREDMVVTVTSGGYIKRTPLADFRSQKRGGKGVSGMRTKEEDVITTLFVANTHTQLLFFTTDGMVYKLKTWRLPQGGRTSKGKAIINILPIPQGVSIAAIMPVDRDEKEWDDLQVVFATDHGTVRRNKLSDFTNVKSNGKIAMKFEGDSEGWKLINARIASNDDDVMLVTDAGRAIRFRADDVRVFNSRASIGVRGIKLSGDTRVVSMSVIRHFEASSDERAAYLKMRRAMAGIADDPDSTDEEEGNADMPLPQDRYAEMSAVENLILTITSGGAGKLSSSHDYPLRGRGGMGVTAWDKRMQTGGIVASFPVDLDDQIMLATSKGQSIRVPVDGISFRSRSAGGVKVFNTGKGEEVVSVAWIADQGDAEGHGGEE, from the coding sequence ATGACACCGGATAGGCCCGCATATGACGGCCCATCAGTGTCCATCGAAGACGAAATGCGCACGTCCTATCTGGACTATGCCATGTCTGTCATCGTCTCCCGCGCCATTCCTGACCTGCGGGACGGGCTGAAACCGGTGCACCGCCGCATCCTGTATGCGATGCACGAAACAGGCAACACGCACGACAAATCCTACCGCAAATCCGCACGCCCTGTGGGCGACGTCATGGGTAAATACCACCCGCACGGCGACAGCGCGATCTATGATGCGCTGGTTCGGATGGCGCAGGACTTTTCCATGTCGCTGCCGCTGCTCGATGGTCAGGGCAACTTCGGCTCAATGGACGGCGATAACCCGGCCGCCATGCGCTATACCGAAGTGCGGATGGACAAGCCCGCGGCGTACGTGCTGGCCGACATCGACAAGGACACCGTCGATTTCCAGGACAATTACGACGGCAAGGACCGCGAACCGACGGTCCTGCCAGCGCGCTTCCCGAACATGCTGGTCAACGGCGCAGGTGGCATTGCCGTTGGCATGGCGACCAACATTCCGCCCCACAATCTGGGCGAAGTGGTGGATGCCTGCCTTGCCCTGATCGAAGACCCGGACCTGTCGTCCGAGGCGCTGATCGAATTTGTACCCGGTCCCGATTTCCCCACGGGCGGCATCATGTTGGGCCGTTCAGGCGCCCGCAAGGCGTATCTAGAGGGGCGCGGCAGCGTCATTGTGCGGTCAAAGACCCGCGTCGAAGAGATCCGCAAGGATCGTTATGCCATCGTTATTGATGAGATCCCTTACCAAGTAAACAAGGCCACGATGATCGAGCGCATCGCCGAGGCCGCGCGCGAAAAGCGGATCGAGGGCATTTCCCACGTGCAGGACGAATCCGACCGCAATGGCGTCCGTGTGGTGGTCGAACTCAAACGCGATGCCACGGCAGAGGTTGTGCTGAACCAACTGTTCCGCTTCACGCCCATGCAGACTTCCTTTGGCTGTAACATGCTGGCCTTGAACGGGGGCCGGCCCGAGCAACTGACCCTGCGCCGGTTCCTGACCTCCTTCCTGGACTTCCGCGAAGAAGTTGTGATCCGACGCACCGCCTTTGACTTGCGCAAGGCACGGGACCGGTCGCACATCCTGTGTGGTCTGGCCGTCGCCGTATCGAACGTGGACGAGGTCGTTGCGACCATCCGGTCCTCTGCCGATGGGGCAGAGGCGCGCGAAAAACTGATGACACGCCGCTGGCCTGCCGCCTCCATCGAAAGCTATCTGCGCCTGATCGACGATCCGCTGTCGAAAATGCACGACGATGGCACCTATAACCTGACCGAGGTTCAGGCCCGCGCGATCCTTGATCTGCGCTTGCAACGACTGACCCAGATCGGGGTCAAGGAGGTCACGGACGAACTTGAAGAACTGGCCGCAAAGATCAAGGAATACTTGGAAATCCTTGGATCGCGCGAACGGATCATGGGCATCATCGCGGACGAGTTGACCGAGGTGAAAGACCAGTTCGCCGTACCGCGTCGTACCGAGATCGTCGATTGGTCCGGCGACATGGAAGATGAGGACCTGATCGAGCGCGAAGACATGGTCGTGACCGTCACTTCGGGCGGATACATCAAGCGGACACCGCTGGCTGACTTCCGCAGCCAGAAGCGGGGCGGCAAAGGCGTGAGCGGCATGCGAACCAAGGAAGAGGACGTGATCACCACCCTCTTCGTGGCCAACACGCACACGCAGCTTCTGTTCTTCACCACTGACGGGATGGTTTACAAGCTGAAGACGTGGCGCCTGCCGCAAGGGGGCCGCACGTCCAAGGGCAAGGCGATCATCAACATCCTGCCGATCCCCCAGGGGGTCAGCATCGCAGCCATCATGCCGGTGGACCGCGATGAAAAGGAATGGGATGACTTGCAGGTGGTCTTTGCCACCGACCACGGCACCGTGCGGCGCAACAAGCTGTCGGATTTCACCAATGTGAAGTCCAATGGCAAGATCGCCATGAAATTCGAAGGGGATAGCGAAGGCTGGAAACTGATCAATGCACGCATCGCATCGAATGATGATGACGTGATGCTGGTCACGGACGCAGGCCGCGCCATTCGCTTCCGGGCCGATGATGTGCGCGTGTTCAACTCACGCGCCTCTATCGGGGTGCGGGGTATCAAGCTGTCCGGCGATACCCGCGTCGTGTCCATGTCTGTCATCCGCCACTTCGAGGCGTCCTCGGACGAGCGTGCGGCCTACCTCAAGATGCGCCGCGCCATGGCCGGCATCGCGGACGATCCGGACAGCACCGACGAAGAGGAAGGCAATGCGGACATGCCATTGCCGCAGGATCGCTATGCCGAAATGTCGGCAGTCGAAAACCTGATTCTGACAATTACATCCGGCGGGGCGGGCAAGTTGTCGTCGTCCCACGACTATCCCCTGCGCGGGCGTGGCGGAATGGGTGTGACGGCGTGGGACAAGCGCATGCAGACGGGCGGCATCGTCGCATCCTTCCCCGTCGATTTGGACGACCAGATCATGCTGGCCACATCGAAAGGGCAATCCATTCGCGTGCCGGTGGACGGCATCAGCTTCCGGTCGCGCAGCGCGGGTGGGGTAAAGGTGTTCAACACGGGCAAGGGCGAAGAAGTTGTCAGCGTCGCGTGGATCGCGGATCAGGGCGACGCCGAGGGACACGGCGGCGAAGAGTAG
- a CDS encoding 2-isopropylmalate synthase translates to MKTKSIGLGIIVASLSASAAAAEVSYANAFATFHNLDNGNADVDVEAYGGSIEFLAGNFTFSGEAGRLDVEDLSLDTLSLGGSYAFQNGVSVGLDYSEFDVEDFGDSDIVSLFTFYSFSEFALGLSVGEASDLGDTVYSVFGTWDVTENGRVGIDLVEIESETLVSLYADYDTNRYGLSADFLSVNDLDILAVSGEYQVFDKAYVTGGLAHVSLGDDLDSISIGAKYEFVPGASAEIAYSRLNADGADDIDVVTFGLQYEIGAKTSPRRTVTNIINHATGNIANLTNF, encoded by the coding sequence ATGAAAACGAAATCAATCGGCCTCGGGATTATCGTGGCGTCGCTAAGTGCAAGCGCCGCTGCGGCGGAGGTGAGCTATGCGAACGCATTTGCCACGTTCCATAATCTTGACAACGGCAACGCGGATGTTGATGTCGAGGCTTATGGCGGAAGTATCGAATTTTTGGCGGGAAACTTCACGTTTTCCGGAGAGGCAGGACGGTTGGACGTCGAAGACCTGTCGCTTGACACGCTGTCTCTTGGCGGGTCCTACGCATTCCAAAATGGCGTATCGGTCGGTCTGGATTATTCGGAATTCGACGTAGAAGACTTTGGCGACTCTGACATTGTGTCATTGTTTACGTTCTACAGTTTCAGCGAATTCGCATTGGGACTGTCCGTTGGCGAAGCGAGCGATCTAGGCGATACGGTCTATTCGGTATTCGGCACGTGGGACGTGACGGAGAATGGACGTGTTGGAATTGATCTGGTGGAAATAGAATCCGAGACTTTGGTTTCGTTGTATGCAGATTATGACACAAATCGCTATGGCTTGAGCGCAGATTTCCTGTCCGTCAACGATCTGGATATCCTTGCGGTCAGTGGTGAATATCAGGTTTTCGACAAGGCGTACGTAACTGGCGGATTGGCCCATGTCAGCCTTGGTGACGATTTGGATTCGATATCGATCGGTGCGAAATACGAATTCGTTCCGGGTGCGAGTGCTGAGATCGCCTATTCCCGTCTCAACGCGGATGGTGCGGACGACATTGATGTCGTGACATTCGGGTTGCAGTACGAGATCGGCGCCAAAACGTCGCCGCGTCGCACGGTCACGAACATCATCAACCACGCGACCGGAAACATCGCAAACCTGACCAACTTCTAA
- a CDS encoding carboxypeptidase M32, giving the protein MPAFDDLLAFDHTTQALGQVAGRLGWDQETVMPRGAADQRAEEMAAMESVLHARRTDPKVGDWLAGIDPATLNEVEAAKLREIKRSYDRANRVPADLAAQIARVTSTAQGKWAEARKADDYAAFSPVLAEVVSLKREEGAALAGGGDIYDAMLDDYEPGTTGADLEAMFGALRPALTNLRAAILDKPAPQGLTGSFDEAAQLRLSATLAQRFGYDLGHGRIDKAVHPFSSGSGRDVRITTRTNPDDPFNCFYSTIHEVGHACYEQNIDDAYLLSPLGRGVSMGVHESQSRIYENQLGRSRAFTGWLYGQMRDAFGDFGIDSEDAFYAAVNRVSNGYIRTEADEVQYNLHVLLRFDLERALMSGDLGVPDLEAAWNDRFEADFGYAVDRPSNGVLQDVHWSVGLFGYFPTYSLGNVYAGCLYEALRGAVPDLDAQLAKGDTTSATGWLRDNLQKHGSLYQPREIIERASGSAPGPEPLLAYLKDKFSGIYKL; this is encoded by the coding sequence ATGCCCGCATTTGACGATCTTTTGGCCTTTGATCACACAACCCAGGCCTTGGGTCAGGTTGCGGGCCGGTTGGGGTGGGATCAGGAAACCGTGATGCCGCGCGGGGCAGCCGACCAACGCGCCGAAGAGATGGCCGCGATGGAGAGCGTCCTTCATGCCCGCCGGACAGATCCGAAAGTGGGCGACTGGCTGGCTGGAATTGATCCCGCCACCTTGAATGAGGTTGAAGCCGCGAAGCTGCGCGAGATCAAGCGCAGCTATGATCGCGCGAACAGAGTGCCCGCCGATCTGGCCGCACAGATTGCCCGCGTCACCTCGACCGCACAGGGCAAGTGGGCCGAGGCGCGCAAGGCAGATGATTATGCGGCCTTTTCCCCGGTCCTGGCCGAAGTCGTCAGCCTGAAGCGCGAAGAAGGGGCCGCCCTGGCCGGCGGCGGGGACATCTATGATGCGATGCTGGACGATTACGAACCCGGCACAACCGGCGCAGATCTTGAGGCCATGTTCGGTGCGCTGCGCCCGGCGCTGACGAACCTTCGGGCCGCCATTCTGGACAAGCCCGCACCGCAGGGCCTGACCGGTTCTTTTGATGAAGCGGCGCAGTTGCGCCTGAGCGCGACGCTCGCGCAGCGCTTTGGCTATGATCTGGGTCACGGCCGGATCGACAAGGCCGTCCACCCCTTTTCCTCGGGGTCGGGGCGCGATGTGCGCATCACCACACGTACCAACCCGGATGACCCGTTCAATTGCTTTTACTCAACCATCCACGAGGTTGGGCACGCCTGCTATGAGCAGAACATCGATGATGCCTATTTGCTGAGCCCGCTGGGACGGGGCGTGTCCATGGGCGTTCACGAAAGCCAGAGCCGAATCTATGAAAACCAGCTGGGACGCAGCCGCGCGTTTACCGGTTGGCTTTACGGCCAGATGCGGGATGCGTTTGGGGACTTCGGTATCGACAGCGAAGACGCGTTTTATGCGGCCGTAAACCGGGTTTCCAACGGCTATATCCGGACAGAGGCGGACGAGGTGCAATACAATTTGCACGTCTTGCTGCGCTTTGATCTGGAGCGGGCGCTGATGTCTGGTGATCTGGGTGTGCCCGACCTCGAGGCCGCATGGAATGACCGGTTCGAGGCCGACTTTGGCTATGCGGTTGACCGGCCGTCCAACGGGGTTTTGCAGGACGTGCATTGGTCCGTGGGGCTGTTCGGGTACTTCCCGACATATTCGCTGGGCAATGTGTATGCAGGTTGCCTCTACGAAGCGCTGCGCGGTGCGGTGCCAGATTTGGATGCGCAGCTCGCGAAGGGTGACACGACTTCAGCAACGGGGTGGCTCCGGGACAATTTGCAGAAGCATGGCAGCCTGTACCAGCCGCGAGAGATCATTGAACGGGCGAGCGGATCTGCACCGGGCCCTGAGCCATTGCTGGCGTATCTAAAAGATAAATTCAGTGGTATTTACAAATTGTAG